A stretch of the Sulfurimonas sp. HSL-1656 genome encodes the following:
- the soxZ gene encoding thiosulfate oxidation carrier complex protein SoxZ, whose translation MAERKSLIKIKPKKFKSGDVVKVNFMVMHPMETGMRKDKKSGKIVPADYITEVKFFYNDTPFTTMQVWESVSTNPVFTINFKVPAAGTLKVVYKTNTGEVQEQSKKLKPKG comes from the coding sequence ATGGCAGAAAGAAAATCACTGATCAAGATCAAACCGAAAAAGTTTAAGAGCGGCGACGTCGTCAAGGTCAACTTCATGGTCATGCACCCGATGGAAACCGGGATGCGCAAAGACAAGAAGAGCGGCAAGATCGTTCCCGCCGATTACATCACGGAGGTGAAGTTCTTCTACAACGACACCCCGTTCACGACGATGCAGGTCTGGGAATCCGTCTCGACGAACCCGGTCTTCACGATCAACTTCAAAGTACCCGCCGCAGGGACACTGAAAGTCGTCTACAAGACCAACACCGGCGAAGTCCAAGAGCAGTCGAAAAAACTCAAACCGAAAGGCTGA
- the soxY gene encoding thiosulfate oxidation carrier protein SoxY, whose product MQRRSFLQRIGLAAAATAATATLTPQSLLAAEAPKGPNTMDIDTALKAITGGKAVTPSKKVHLKAPEIAENGAVVPVTIEVDSPMTNDDYVKAIHVFATKNSNVRCADIMLTPANGAAMFATRIKLGSSQDVLVVAETSTGEFLSAKQSVKVTIGGCG is encoded by the coding sequence ATGCAAAGAAGAAGCTTCTTACAACGTATCGGACTGGCCGCAGCGGCCACGGCAGCAACAGCAACCCTCACCCCGCAGAGCCTGCTCGCAGCGGAAGCGCCCAAAGGGCCCAACACGATGGATATCGATACGGCCCTCAAGGCCATCACCGGCGGCAAGGCCGTGACACCTTCGAAGAAAGTGCACCTCAAAGCCCCTGAAATCGCGGAAAACGGCGCCGTGGTACCCGTCACCATCGAGGTTGATTCCCCGATGACCAACGACGACTATGTCAAAGCGATCCACGTCTTCGCGACGAAAAACAGCAACGTACGCTGTGCCGACATCATGCTGACACCGGCCAACGGCGCGGCGATGTTCGCGACACGTATCAAACTCGGCAGCTCCCAGGACGTCCTTGTTGTCGCCGAAACCAGCACCGGCGAGTTTCTCAGCGCAAAGCAGAGCGTCAAAGTCACGATCGGCGGATGCGGCTGA
- the soxX gene encoding sulfur oxidation c-type cytochrome SoxX codes for MKRWLLLSTTIGLGVAFASNLSDAIERPEAASIIQKDLFGPAKAYTMPAGCITDDKDAIARGAYIFHNLNGEKAKGKLPAGLTKKNADGSPKQYGNCVACHNIEGAKGAGNIGPDLTNYHAFFIETGTRDNQFVYQKIADARVDNPNTHMTINLTTGLFTEREICDITSYIVSIKH; via the coding sequence ATGAAGAGATGGCTGCTACTCAGTACAACCATCGGTCTGGGTGTGGCGTTCGCGTCCAACCTGTCCGATGCCATCGAACGCCCCGAAGCGGCGTCGATCATCCAAAAGGATCTGTTCGGGCCGGCCAAGGCCTACACGATGCCTGCAGGGTGTATCACGGACGACAAGGACGCGATCGCACGGGGCGCCTATATTTTCCATAATCTCAATGGAGAAAAAGCCAAAGGCAAGCTGCCCGCGGGTCTGACGAAAAAGAATGCTGACGGCTCGCCGAAGCAGTACGGCAACTGTGTCGCCTGCCACAATATCGAAGGGGCCAAAGGCGCCGGGAATATCGGGCCGGACCTGACAAACTATCACGCGTTTTTCATTGAAACGGGTACCCGCGACAACCAGTTCGTCTACCAGAAGATCGCCGATGCACGCGTCGACAATCCGAACACCCATATGACGATCAACCTCACGACCGGCCTCTTTACCGAACGTGAAATCTGCGATATCACCTCGTATATCGTTTCCATCAAACACTAA
- a CDS encoding HAMP domain-containing sensor histidine kinase: protein MKDSQYALKNAALYTGLITVILLAPLYVYTVYMKQIHGIQNELMLKQHASRIISAMEEYDENRDNYFEYPRFKRIVSGLYDLHFKPVFTLIDFPMEHFAAGYHIDESHSAYLIIPLPRERYFGAEYLIVANHLNYAPVYERVAAILIAIVVLVFFLSLLFLQRFALPFKRVNQKLDNFIKDTVHEINTPLSIININIDLYNRKHPQSKYLQRIKAASKTLSNIYNDMEYLIKNRQIVFEYDDIDVSAFVRERILYFNEVAAMKGITIASEIDPGVVLHFNQTQLQRIIDNNISNAIKYSHENSIVEVALKQYDHRCELTFKDYGLGIENTEKIFERYYREETGKGGFGIGLNIVKAIMEEAGIGLEVTSAPQQGSTFTYVFPPELCQKPAI, encoded by the coding sequence TTGAAAGATAGCCAGTACGCCCTCAAGAACGCCGCGCTTTACACGGGACTGATCACGGTGATCCTGCTCGCCCCGCTCTACGTCTATACCGTCTACATGAAGCAGATCCACGGGATCCAGAACGAACTGATGCTCAAACAGCACGCCTCGCGCATCATCAGCGCCATGGAGGAGTATGACGAAAACCGTGACAACTACTTCGAGTACCCCCGTTTCAAGCGGATCGTCTCGGGGCTTTACGACCTGCACTTCAAACCGGTCTTCACCCTGATCGATTTCCCGATGGAGCACTTCGCCGCCGGCTACCATATCGACGAAAGCCATAGTGCCTACCTCATCATTCCCCTCCCCCGGGAGCGCTATTTCGGCGCGGAGTACCTCATCGTCGCCAACCACCTCAATTACGCACCCGTCTACGAACGGGTCGCCGCAATTCTGATCGCCATCGTCGTCCTCGTCTTTTTCCTTTCGCTGCTCTTCCTGCAGCGTTTCGCCCTGCCGTTCAAACGCGTCAACCAGAAGCTGGACAACTTCATCAAAGATACCGTCCACGAGATCAACACCCCGCTCTCGATCATCAACATCAACATCGATCTCTACAACCGGAAACACCCGCAAAGCAAATATCTGCAACGCATCAAGGCGGCGTCCAAGACCCTCTCGAACATCTACAACGATATGGAGTACCTCATCAAGAACCGCCAGATCGTTTTCGAGTACGACGACATCGACGTCAGCGCCTTCGTACGCGAGCGCATCCTCTACTTCAACGAGGTCGCCGCCATGAAAGGGATCACCATCGCCTCCGAAATCGACCCCGGGGTGGTCCTGCACTTCAACCAGACCCAGCTGCAGCGCATCATCGACAACAACATCTCCAACGCCATCAAGTACTCCCACGAGAACAGCATCGTCGAGGTGGCCCTGAAACAGTACGACCACCGCTGCGAACTCACCTTCAAGGATTACGGCCTGGGGATCGAGAACACCGAAAAGATCTTTGAGCGCTACTACCGCGAAGAGACCGGCAAGGGCGGTTTCGGCATCGGGCTCAACATCGTCAAGGCGATCATGGAGGAGGCCGGCATCGGTCTCGAGGTCACCTCCGCGCCGCAACAGGGAAGCACATTCACCTACGTATTCCCGCCGGAACTCTGCCAAAAACCCGCTATTTAA
- a CDS encoding response regulator transcription factor, translating to MKILLLEDEYALRVSIEEFLEDLDFTVETYANGDDAFDAACAAHFDLFLFDVNVPGLSGFELLKTLRAEGNETPAIFITARTQTKDLEEGYKRGCCDYIRKPFDLTELQLRIEHALRSYYYKHSEAIELAPDLLYDTKRMQLSYREEPITLSKTENDILEVLLRHTNQAVSMAMFQDEVWGEYVDPANIRVQINNLRKKLPADIIKNRRGVGYIIER from the coding sequence ATGAAAATCCTGCTCTTGGAAGACGAATACGCCCTGCGCGTCAGCATCGAGGAGTTTCTCGAAGACCTTGATTTCACCGTCGAGACCTACGCCAACGGCGACGACGCTTTTGACGCCGCCTGCGCGGCCCACTTCGACCTCTTCCTCTTTGATGTCAACGTCCCCGGCCTCAGCGGCTTCGAACTGCTCAAAACCCTGCGTGCCGAAGGCAACGAGACCCCGGCCATCTTCATCACCGCCCGCACCCAGACCAAGGACCTCGAAGAGGGGTACAAGCGCGGCTGCTGCGACTACATCCGCAAACCCTTCGACCTCACCGAGCTGCAGCTGCGCATCGAACATGCACTGCGCAGCTACTACTACAAGCACAGCGAAGCGATCGAGCTCGCCCCGGACCTGCTCTATGACACGAAACGGATGCAGCTCAGCTACAGGGAAGAGCCCATCACGCTGAGCAAGACGGAGAATGACATCCTGGAGGTCCTGCTGCGCCACACGAACCAGGCCGTCTCCATGGCAATGTTCCAGGACGAGGTGTGGGGCGAATACGTCGACCCGGCCAATATCCGCGTCCAGATCAACAACCTGCGCAAGAAACTGCCCGCCGACATCATCAAGAACCGCCGCGGCGTAGGATACATCATTGAAAGATAG
- a CDS encoding cache domain-containing protein — MTIITPKRFWFIFPFAAMLALLSWTVYSLNKEVSWQVVDEVSDQLSLSLRTELRNEREDALRFALILSENDTLRNALKEDDDEAGFALLKRMIQSVQQNTSELVRAQVITADSTLFARSWDADNLFSGMPLDTYRRDLEEIILHKKPRASIEVGRRLGIKATVPMYEEGELIGFVEVLKFFDASTDFFHKFGIDLYALLDDSYYNTAVLMQNNPSVAWYLVGNRRYNNVNLKVLQRLDMKQLRKERVMLRENKYIFFEPMHNGDGETIGAFVFVMPKQSIEHFARSGENLSFLLAFSRNNLYDIVKKEQYDNKVYHSGYDKALLSLKDTVPEEDRELFMEEARDVLSTYTKEELIALMLHYKLARKIEGEIR; from the coding sequence TTGACGATCATCACACCGAAGCGGTTCTGGTTCATTTTCCCCTTTGCAGCCATGCTCGCCCTGCTCTCGTGGACCGTCTACTCCCTGAACAAAGAGGTCTCCTGGCAGGTCGTCGACGAGGTCAGCGACCAGCTCAGCCTTTCGCTCCGCACCGAGCTGCGCAACGAGAGGGAGGACGCCCTGCGCTTCGCGCTGATCCTCTCCGAGAACGACACCCTGCGCAACGCCCTCAAAGAGGATGACGACGAGGCCGGTTTCGCCCTGCTCAAACGGATGATCCAGAGCGTCCAGCAGAACACTTCCGAGCTTGTACGCGCCCAGGTTATCACGGCGGATTCAACGCTCTTCGCCCGCAGCTGGGATGCGGACAACCTCTTTTCGGGCATGCCGCTCGACACCTACCGCCGCGATCTCGAAGAGATCATCCTCCATAAAAAACCGCGCGCTTCCATCGAAGTCGGACGGCGGCTGGGGATCAAAGCGACGGTCCCCATGTACGAAGAGGGGGAGCTCATCGGCTTCGTCGAAGTGCTAAAGTTCTTCGACGCCAGTACCGACTTCTTCCACAAGTTCGGCATCGACCTCTACGCGCTGCTCGACGACAGCTACTACAATACCGCCGTGCTGATGCAGAACAACCCCTCCGTCGCCTGGTACCTTGTCGGAAACCGCCGCTACAACAACGTCAACCTCAAGGTCCTGCAGCGCCTGGATATGAAACAGCTGCGTAAAGAGCGTGTCATGCTCCGGGAAAACAAATACATCTTCTTCGAGCCGATGCACAACGGCGACGGCGAGACCATCGGCGCCTTCGTCTTCGTCATGCCGAAACAGAGCATCGAACATTTCGCCCGCAGCGGGGAGAACCTCTCCTTCCTGCTCGCCTTTTCACGCAACAACCTCTACGACATCGTCAAAAAAGAGCAGTACGACAACAAGGTCTACCACAGCGGTTACGACAAGGCCCTGCTCTCGCTCAAAGACACCGTGCCCGAAGAGGACCGGGAGCTCTTCATGGAGGAGGCGCGCGACGTGCTCTCCACCTACACCAAGGAGGAGCTGATCGCGCTGATGCTCCACTACAAACTCGCCCGAAAGATCGAAGGAGAGATACGATGA
- the radA gene encoding DNA repair protein RadA — MAKKKSLFECQHCGFTSAKWMGKCPNCGAWDSLVELSDQQQEILKQTASSVTGKAKAQPINEIAHTEVERFSSDDVELDMVLGGGVVPGSLTLIGGSPGVGKSTLLLKIGANIAKGGRNTLYVTGEESEGQVKLRANRLDANADNLYLLSEIRLEQVLSELAHRSYECLIIDSIQTLYSEAVTSAPGSVTQVRQITFELMRIAKERRIAIFIIGHITKEGSIAGPRVLEHMVDTVLYFEGDSAQELRILRGFKNRFGPTSEIGVFEMRNEGLVSAKDIGSRFFDKNRAQSGSALTVIMEGSRPIILEVQALVSESHASNPKRQATGFDTNRLNMLLALLERKLELPLNSYDVFINITGGIKINETAADLAVLAAIISSFRDRTVSKETVFIGEVSLVGDVREVFQLDTRLRELSMHGIAKALVAKKPQQSHGVKCYAVDEVTKLIDWM, encoded by the coding sequence GTGGCCAAGAAAAAATCCCTCTTCGAATGCCAGCACTGCGGCTTCACCTCGGCCAAATGGATGGGCAAATGCCCCAATTGCGGGGCGTGGGACTCGCTCGTAGAGCTCAGTGACCAGCAGCAGGAGATATTGAAACAGACCGCTTCTTCCGTCACCGGCAAGGCCAAGGCGCAGCCCATCAACGAGATCGCCCATACCGAAGTGGAGCGCTTCAGCTCCGACGATGTCGAACTCGACATGGTCCTCGGCGGCGGGGTCGTGCCCGGATCACTGACACTCATCGGCGGCAGCCCCGGTGTCGGTAAATCGACCCTGCTGCTCAAAATCGGCGCGAACATCGCCAAGGGCGGCCGCAACACCCTCTACGTCACCGGCGAAGAGAGCGAAGGGCAGGTCAAACTGCGGGCCAACCGCCTCGACGCCAATGCCGACAACCTCTACCTCCTCAGCGAGATCCGCCTGGAGCAGGTGCTCTCCGAACTGGCCCACCGCAGCTACGAATGCCTCATCATCGACTCCATCCAGACGCTCTACAGCGAAGCCGTCACCTCCGCCCCCGGCTCCGTCACCCAGGTGCGCCAGATCACCTTCGAGCTGATGCGCATCGCCAAAGAGCGGCGCATCGCCATCTTCATCATCGGCCACATCACCAAAGAGGGCTCCATCGCCGGGCCGCGGGTGCTGGAACACATGGTCGACACCGTGCTCTACTTCGAAGGAGACAGCGCCCAGGAGCTGCGGATCCTGCGCGGTTTCAAAAACCGCTTCGGCCCCACCAGCGAGATCGGCGTCTTCGAAATGCGCAACGAGGGACTCGTCAGCGCCAAGGACATCGGGTCGCGCTTCTTCGACAAAAACCGTGCGCAGAGCGGTTCGGCGCTTACCGTCATCATGGAGGGGTCGCGTCCGATCATTCTCGAGGTGCAGGCCCTTGTCAGCGAATCGCACGCTTCCAACCCCAAGCGCCAGGCGACGGGCTTCGACACGAACCGCCTCAACATGCTCCTGGCGCTGCTGGAGCGCAAACTGGAGCTGCCGCTGAACTCCTACGACGTCTTCATCAACATCACCGGCGGCATCAAGATCAACGAGACCGCCGCCGACCTCGCCGTGCTCGCCGCCATCATCAGCAGCTTCCGCGACCGCACCGTCTCCAAGGAGACCGTCTTCATCGGCGAGGTCTCCCTGGTGGGGGACGTGCGCGAAGTTTTCCAGCTCGACACCCGCCTGCGCGAGCTTTCCATGCACGGCATTGCGAAGGCCCTCGTCGCTAAGAAACCCCAGCAGAGCCACGGCGTGAAATGCTACGCCGTCGACGAAGTCACCAAACTGATCGATTGGATGTGA
- the ftsY gene encoding signal recognition particle-docking protein FtsY: MLGFFKKGLQKTAEAMKSVAPKKRKRIPKDELEDILLEADVEYDLIEIIMRELYTDDVTREQLESKLMATLAWANYEKPDHEKPFVDLIIGVNGAGKTTTIAKLTQHYMNAGERVLLGASDTFRAAAIEQLTRWADRLGVPIVSSRQGHDPSAVAYDAIESAKARGFEHVIIDTAGRLHTQTNLSEELKKIVRICDKAHAGAPHRKILIIDGTQGNSAIAQAKAFNDMVDVDGIIITKLDGTAKGGSIFSIAYALRLPIFFVGVGEQPDDLVPFNKFEFIDGFLDPIFEAEA, encoded by the coding sequence ATGCTCGGTTTCTTCAAAAAAGGGCTTCAGAAAACCGCGGAGGCGATGAAAAGCGTCGCCCCGAAAAAACGCAAACGCATTCCCAAGGATGAACTCGAGGATATTCTGCTTGAAGCGGACGTCGAATACGATCTCATCGAGATCATCATGCGAGAACTCTACACCGACGACGTGACACGCGAACAGCTCGAATCGAAGCTGATGGCGACCCTCGCCTGGGCGAACTATGAAAAACCCGATCATGAAAAGCCCTTCGTCGACCTGATCATCGGGGTCAACGGCGCCGGCAAGACGACGACGATCGCCAAACTCACCCAGCACTACATGAACGCGGGGGAGCGGGTCCTGCTGGGGGCCTCCGACACCTTCCGCGCCGCGGCGATCGAGCAGCTGACCCGCTGGGCCGACCGCCTGGGCGTGCCCATCGTCTCCTCGCGCCAGGGGCATGACCCCTCCGCCGTCGCCTACGACGCCATTGAATCTGCCAAGGCACGCGGTTTCGAGCATGTCATCATCGACACCGCCGGGCGGCTCCACACCCAGACGAACCTCTCCGAAGAGCTCAAGAAGATCGTCCGCATCTGCGACAAGGCGCATGCCGGCGCCCCGCACCGCAAGATCCTCATCATCGACGGTACCCAGGGCAACTCCGCCATCGCGCAGGCCAAGGCCTTCAACGACATGGTCGACGTCGACGGCATCATCATCACCAAGCTCGACGGCACGGCCAAGGGGGGATCGATCTTCTCCATCGCCTACGCGCTGCGGCTGCCGATCTTCTTCGTCGGCGTCGGCGAACAGCCCGATGACCTCGTTCCCTTCAACAAGTTCGAGTTCATCGACGGCTTTCTCGATCCGATTTTTGAGGCGGAAGCCTAA
- a CDS encoding TlpA disulfide reductase family protein — protein MKMMVKQFTITALVALMMLGGCSDSKNGAQEGDAEALIAKTVYTLNDINGSSYEVTKSGTDFRISGVAEPVIVYDIFATWCPPCRAEAPHLSSLQKKLQGKVKIIGVTIEEGNDNAYYARFAEDIGVEYSLVNSPDNQKFSRAVAGAIGVGQDFPIPLMVVYKNGRFVKYYSGLVPEEMLESDLKALAEAN, from the coding sequence ATGAAAATGATGGTAAAACAGTTTACGATAACCGCACTTGTCGCCCTGATGATGCTCGGCGGCTGCAGCGACAGCAAAAACGGTGCGCAGGAAGGCGACGCGGAAGCGCTGATCGCCAAGACCGTCTACACCCTCAACGATATCAACGGCTCGAGCTACGAAGTGACCAAATCCGGCACGGATTTCCGCATCAGCGGTGTTGCCGAACCGGTTATCGTCTACGACATCTTCGCCACCTGGTGTCCGCCCTGCCGCGCCGAGGCGCCGCACCTCAGCAGCCTGCAGAAAAAACTGCAAGGCAAGGTCAAGATCATCGGTGTCACCATCGAAGAGGGGAACGACAACGCCTATTACGCGCGTTTTGCGGAAGATATCGGCGTGGAGTACAGCCTCGTGAACTCGCCCGACAACCAGAAGTTCTCCCGCGCCGTCGCCGGCGCCATCGGGGTCGGGCAGGACTTCCCCATCCCGCTCATGGTGGTCTACAAAAACGGACGGTTCGTCAAATACTACTCCGGCCTCGTCCCGGAAGAGATGCTCGAATCCGACCTGAAAGCGCTGGCGGAGGCAAACTAG
- a CDS encoding 5-formyltetrahydrofolate cyclo-ligase translates to MTKAAFRDICLERQRSVWEHNRLERDKRLCDALYAEVRATGGKDILLFWPLGSEPDLRPLLHRLRREGWNVYLPFMVGASFRMVPFRYPMYRKKFGIYEPGYSNRNINKIDIAVVPAVGVDAQARRIGFGKGMYDRFFARLNRKPKTIFVQLEECMTNEKICDDYDVSADVLLTPSARYEAAGTIHDKRNTLRRRDRHD, encoded by the coding sequence ATGACGAAAGCCGCATTCCGCGACATCTGCCTGGAAAGGCAGCGGTCGGTCTGGGAACACAACCGGCTCGAGCGGGATAAACGGCTCTGCGATGCCCTCTATGCGGAGGTGCGTGCCACTGGCGGAAAAGATATCCTGCTCTTCTGGCCGCTGGGCAGCGAACCGGATCTGCGGCCGCTGCTGCACCGGTTGCGACGGGAGGGGTGGAACGTCTATCTGCCTTTTATGGTCGGTGCAAGCTTCCGGATGGTACCATTTAGATACCCGATGTACCGTAAAAAATTTGGGATTTACGAACCGGGATACAGTAACAGAAACATTAATAAGATTGATATAGCTGTGGTGCCAGCCGTCGGGGTTGACGCACAGGCACGCCGCATCGGATTCGGCAAGGGGATGTACGACCGTTTCTTTGCCCGATTGAACAGAAAACCAAAAACGATCTTTGTTCAACTCGAAGAGTGTATGACAAACGAGAAAATTTGCGATGATTACGATGTTTCGGCTGATGTGCTGTTGACACCGTCGGCCCGCTACGAAGCAGCGGGGACGATACATGATAAACGAAATACTCTCCGGAGGCGCGATCGCCACGATTAG
- the rny gene encoding ribonuclease Y has translation MINEILSGGAIATISGVVGFFISKKITSAHLDFYTEQAKAKARTIEKEAEALLISASERARKTEERAEHRYEDAVRRAEHDMAERESSMSRREKDLERFVRQEREAVEHELKVAGSKRLAVERREKALIQLQNDFERRTDEAIRAVERSAGMTKEEARQLLLSQVEARSRDEIAHIVRRYETEAREQAERHANFLLAQATSRFAGTFASERLISVVHLDDDELKGRIIGKEGRNIKALEMVLGVDIIIDETPKEIVVSSFNLFRRAIATRTLELLIEDGRIQPARIEEIHAKVTAEYEEKILHEGEEVVFETGVGPMHPELMKLIGRLRYRASYGQNALAHTLEVANMAGIIAAELGGDPKMAKRAGLLHDIGKALTHEHEGSHVDLGAEVCRRYDEDTIVINAIFAHHGQQEMDSIECAAVCAADALSAARPGARREVLESFLKRVTEIEEIASRHPGVRQAYAINAGREVRVIVNAEVVSDDETALLAKEIADEIAQSVSYPGEIKVNVIRELRSVEYAR, from the coding sequence ATGATAAACGAAATACTCTCCGGAGGCGCGATCGCCACGATTAGCGGCGTCGTGGGCTTTTTCATTTCGAAGAAGATTACGAGTGCCCACCTGGATTTTTATACGGAACAGGCGAAAGCCAAAGCAAGAACGATTGAAAAAGAGGCAGAGGCCCTGCTGATCAGCGCGTCTGAAAGGGCGCGCAAGACCGAAGAGCGTGCCGAACACCGCTACGAGGACGCCGTACGGCGTGCCGAACACGACATGGCCGAACGCGAATCGAGCATGTCCCGACGCGAAAAGGACCTGGAGCGTTTTGTCCGCCAGGAGCGCGAAGCGGTCGAACATGAACTGAAAGTGGCCGGCAGCAAGCGGCTGGCCGTCGAGCGGCGCGAGAAAGCGCTGATCCAGCTTCAGAACGATTTCGAGCGCCGCACGGACGAGGCGATCCGTGCCGTCGAGCGCAGTGCGGGGATGACGAAGGAAGAGGCGCGCCAGCTGCTGCTTTCGCAGGTGGAAGCGCGGTCGCGTGACGAAATCGCCCACATCGTGCGCCGCTACGAGACCGAAGCGCGGGAGCAGGCCGAGCGGCATGCCAACTTCCTGCTGGCACAGGCGACGAGCCGCTTTGCGGGCACCTTTGCTTCGGAGCGCCTGATCAGCGTCGTGCACCTGGACGATGACGAGCTCAAGGGACGCATTATCGGCAAAGAGGGGCGCAACATCAAGGCCCTGGAGATGGTGCTGGGTGTCGATATCATCATCGACGAGACGCCCAAAGAGATCGTGGTAAGCAGCTTCAACCTTTTCCGCCGCGCCATCGCGACGCGGACACTGGAGCTGCTGATCGAGGACGGGCGCATCCAGCCTGCAAGGATCGAGGAGATCCACGCCAAGGTGACGGCTGAATACGAGGAGAAGATCCTGCACGAGGGCGAAGAGGTCGTCTTCGAAACCGGCGTCGGCCCGATGCATCCGGAGCTGATGAAGTTGATCGGGCGGCTGCGCTACCGTGCCAGTTACGGGCAGAACGCCCTGGCGCACACCCTCGAAGTCGCCAATATGGCGGGGATCATCGCCGCGGAACTCGGCGGGGACCCAAAGATGGCCAAAAGGGCGGGGCTGCTGCATGACATCGGCAAGGCGCTGACGCATGAGCATGAGGGGAGCCACGTGGACCTCGGCGCCGAGGTGTGCCGCCGGTATGATGAGGATACCATCGTCATCAACGCGATCTTCGCCCACCACGGCCAGCAGGAGATGGACTCCATCGAGTGTGCCGCCGTCTGTGCGGCCGATGCCCTCTCCGCCGCCCGCCCGGGTGCGCGCCGCGAGGTGCTCGAGAGCTTCCTGAAACGGGTGACGGAGATCGAGGAGATCGCGTCGCGCCATCCCGGTGTACGCCAGGCCTACGCCATCAACGCCGGCCGGGAGGTCCGCGTGATCGTCAATGCCGAAGTCGTCAGCGACGACGAAACGGCGCTGCTGGCCAAGGAGATCGCTGACGAGATCGCTCAGAGCGTAAGCTACCCGGGCGAGATCAAGGTAAACGTCATCCGCGAACTGCGCAGCGTGGAGTACGCACGCTGA
- a CDS encoding CZB domain-containing protein — translation MDKAQTLEQLSAAKKAHIKWVNRAKALVGGLPVEKDAIPVDSTDCQFGQWFYGEGQKLHAIPGMDRLSTIETLHFTLHDTYLKIFELYFGEMNRSFFSKLFNMKPKVSDSDKALAKEYFQQLEGVSKELLDEIGRLERRLNAMSAESFEEK, via the coding sequence ATGGATAAAGCACAGACGCTTGAACAGCTTAGCGCGGCTAAAAAAGCGCACATCAAATGGGTCAACCGTGCGAAGGCCCTTGTCGGGGGACTCCCGGTGGAAAAGGACGCCATCCCTGTCGACAGTACCGACTGCCAGTTCGGCCAGTGGTTTTACGGCGAGGGTCAGAAGCTGCATGCAATCCCCGGCATGGACCGCCTCAGTACGATCGAAACCCTGCATTTTACGCTGCACGACACCTATCTGAAGATTTTCGAACTCTATTTCGGGGAGATGAACCGCTCGTTTTTCAGCAAACTGTTCAATATGAAGCCCAAGGTTTCCGACAGTGACAAAGCGTTGGCAAAGGAGTATTTCCAGCAGCTCGAAGGGGTATCGAAGGAGCTGCTCGACGAGATCGGCCGGCTGGAGCGGCGGCTCAACGCGATGAGCGCGGAGAGCTTCGAGGAGAAGTAG
- a CDS encoding DUF3365 domain-containing protein: MKRLLLTTTFAAAALLANPYESKPEEIAAVKATGQKASAALLKSLGGNLQKHLKSGGPMEAFGFCSDHAYTLTEVVDQSMGSDVSVKRISLKYRNPVNAPQGSEKAILESLETLQANGVVLPDEVVEVVGDGVYKYYKPLLINKEACLKCHGDIDKLPELAKAIRERYPEDKATGYRMNDLRGAVVVTVKH; encoded by the coding sequence ATGAAAAGATTACTATTGACGACCACTTTTGCTGCGGCGGCCCTGCTGGCCAACCCCTATGAGAGCAAACCCGAGGAGATCGCCGCCGTCAAAGCCACCGGTCAGAAAGCCTCGGCCGCCCTGCTTAAGAGCCTCGGCGGAAACCTTCAGAAGCACCTCAAATCCGGCGGCCCGATGGAGGCCTTCGGGTTCTGCAGCGACCACGCCTACACCCTGACGGAGGTCGTCGACCAGTCCATGGGCTCCGACGTCAGCGTCAAGCGCATCAGTCTGAAGTACCGCAACCCGGTGAATGCACCCCAGGGGAGTGAAAAAGCGATCCTCGAATCCCTCGAAACCCTGCAGGCCAACGGGGTCGTTCTGCCCGACGAGGTCGTCGAAGTCGTCGGAGACGGCGTCTACAAATACTACAAACCGCTGCTGATCAACAAAGAGGCCTGCCTCAAATGCCACGGCGATATCGACAAACTGCCGGAGCTCGCCAAAGCGATCCGTGAACGCTACCCCGAGGACAAAGCGACGGGCTATCGCATGAACGACCTGCGCGGCGCGGTCGTCGTCACCGTCAAGCACTAG